In Muribaculum gordoncarteri, the genomic window CATGAATCGGTTGTACTTGTCGCCCTCGAGCTGCTTCAGGAAGTCGAGCGAGGTGTTGAGCGACAGCGTACCGCCCGTAAACCAGATGTTCTGTGAAATCGACAGCTCACCGTTCATCTGCATGTAGTTGTTGCGCACAAATGTGTAGGAACCGTCGTCGAGCTGATAGGGTGAGTAGCTCTTATAGTAGCCCGGCAACTTAGCCGAGAAATTGACCTCGGGAAGCAGATCGGCGCGGAAAGTGCGATATTCCCAGTAAGCGGCCTTTAGCTCGTTAAGCGCCACAGCGGCGTTCACGCTCTGTGCGCGGGCCAGGTTGATGGTTTCCTCAAGTGTTATGTTACGCTTGGTTTCCTGCGCGTAACCGCCCTGCCAGGCCGCGGAGGCCACAAGCAGGCAGGCAAATATCTTGTTCAGTTTCATAATCGGTAATTTATTTAACGGGTTTTCATTCATCATGCAGTGTTTCAGCCGGGTCAAGATTCATGGCCTTACGGGCCGACGGATATATCGCAGCCACAATCACCAGCGCAAGCAGCAGCGCCGCAGTGCCAAAGGTTACGATGAACAGCAGTGCCGACATGTCGGTCAACGTGTTCACCGTGATGTCGGCGTTGATAATGTTAAGTGCCACGACAAGCGCCGGCAGCAATGCCAGTGCAAGCAGCAGTAGCCCCTCGCCCATCAGCTGCAGCATCACCATTCGGCGTGAGCTGCCCATGGCCATGCGTACACCTATCTCGCAGCGGCGGCGACGCGTGCGCATCATAAACGAGCCGAGCACGATAAGGAATACCATGAACATGAAAAACGCGATGAAAATGTAGGTAGTGTTGAGGTAGTTGACCGTTCCGTGCGACAGGTCGTAGGCTTCCTTCCTGGCCGACAACGGCTCGGCTCCGAGCAGGTAGAATACACCGCGTTCAAGAGGCTGACGCATGTCGGCATAGAACTTCTCGGCAAACGTGGCGCGATTCTCGGGCTTGACACTCACGACGATGTTGCTGTAGGGCAACGCCTCAGGCTGATTGGGCATGTAGATCATCTTCTCGTAACGGCTGTAGCCGAAAGGCTTCTGATCGGCTACCACCGCCACCACCTTGTAGTTGGTCGAAATGTTGGCCATCAGATAGTAGGGGTTGTAGCAGGTCTTGCCTACCGCCCGGGATGCATCGCCAAACACCGAGTCGGCCAACTCGCGTGTCATGACCACCGGCACGGGATACTCACCCTGCGACCAATGCTCGCTGTCGATTGAGCCGTAGATCGGCTTTACGTTGTAGACATCGAAGAACTCCGGACTGACAAGCCTAATAAAGGTTGACACCGTGAACGTTGAATCGCTGTGAGGCGTGAATCCCTCATACATGCGGTTGTCGCTGAACGGCTCGTCGCCCCTGTAATAGCATATCTTGTCGACAAGCGGATAGTCCTTTATGAGATTGTATATGGTCCGGTTGTCCTCATCCAGGGTTGAGTCGGCATTGGTGGTCCAGTTGTAACGCAGCTCGATGTTGTACAGGCCGTCGACATCATATCCGAGCGGCTTGCGGGCTGCGGCCTCATAATTATATATAATGTCGAGCGCAAACCACAGCAGCACGCTCACCACGAGCAGCACCGCCCATATCCAGGCATTTGAACGACGCGCGTTCCACAACTGCTTTAATACTTGATTGAACATAATCGTCACTCTCCTCCTTTCAAGGTTATTGCAATACTGCGGTGAGTCGACATCCATGCGGGAACCACCGTGGCAACCGTGGTAAACACAAGGCAGGCCGCAAGGGCGTAAAGGGCTATGACAGGATGCACAAACAGGCTGCCGTCAAGGCCTATGTCGCCCATCGTTCCCGACATGCGGTCGGTCATCTCGGCAAATATCCACCGGCGGCATGCCCACACGAGCAGGCACGACAGGATGTAACCGATGACCGCTCCGATGAATGTAGCTACAAGATTCTCGGCAAACAATCGGCCCATTATGCCACGATTGGTGGCTCCGTAGGCCTTGCGGATTGCAATCTCGCCGAGGCGCGACTGCATCTGCGCGTTGATCAGCCCCGACAGTCCGAGCGCGGGCACTATCAGCAGCACGGCTATGAGAAGTCCGTAGACAAGACGCGGATTTATCATCGCATCGCGGAAGAAGGTGTAGTCGACATGGTTGTACAACCGCTCCAGATGGAACACAAAATCACTTCCACGGGAGTTGAGCATCTCCTCACGCCTCGCCACCTCACGGGCCACATCGTCGACATCGGCTCCGGGAGCGAGCAGCAGCACACCCCGGCGGCGACCCGCCAAGCCGCCCATTGCTACGTTCTTCTCACCGGTAAACGGCAGCAGCACATCGCTGTAGGCAGTCTGAAACACCTGACTCACATCCTCATACACGCCCGTCACCTTGACCGGGCGGAAATTCACCAGAATTTCACGCCCGACGATCGAGGCAGGGTCACCGCCCGTAAGCTTGCGTGCAACAGTGCGGCTCACCACAGCCTCACGCGGATGACCGTCATACTCGGCTTCGATAAACGGCTTGCCGGCAATAAAGTTGTAGTCAAACATGTCAAACCAGTTGGCGGCCACATCGTTGACAAAGAAACGATGCTTGTCGGCACCGCCGGGCATCGACACCGACGACTCGGCCAGATAGCCGCTCCACGTGGCCAGCTCGACTCCGGGACAGGCCGTAAACAGCGCGTCAAACGGAATCTTGCCCATGCCCGAGGAGTGATTGGTGCCGTCGACCATGTTGATGTGGCCCGGTGACATGTAGACCGTGCGGCTGCGGTGGCTCTCGGGAGCGAGGTCAGCCGCACGGAAATCAAATGTCATCACCACCATCATCACAAACGCCATTGTAACGGCCGTGCCTACAATCACGATCGACGAGTGCAGCTTGTTTTCGGCAAGCAGATTGAATGTCTGCCTAAAGAATTGTTTCATTATCGGTTGTCAGTCGTTATTCATCATGCAGGGCTTCAGTAGGCTGGATGTGCATTGCACGATAAGCCGGGAAAGCGATACCTACACTTATCATTATGGCCATCAGCACATAGGATATCAGCACACACAGCGAAGTGCGTCCCCATGAAAGATATTTGTTGCCGTTAAGCCATTGGTTGAGTTCAAGATAGGATATGAGTATATCGAAGCCTATTGCAACCACCGTCACTACGGTAAGTATCAACAGTCCCTCGCCTATGAGGCGGCCGAATATCGAGCTTCGTGTTGCGCCGTTGACCATGCGTATGGCTATTTCGCTGACACGCTGCTGGGTGCGGAACCAGAAAGTTCCGAGCAGTCCGAGGAAAATGTTGAGCAACAGGAAGCCCATGCCCACACAGAAGTTTCTTATCTGGTTGGTATATGAACGCTGGTAATTGTCACGTATCTGGTCGAACGACTTTACATCGGTGATGTAGAAGTTGCCCACGCGATAGAGCCTGTCGGCATCATCCATGAAATTTTTAATGAAATCCTTGGTATAGCCCTCCTTTACACGCACACAATACTCTTGACCATAGTCGATGACATCGCGTGAAACCACCAGTGTGAGGTCGTCGCCCCATCCGCCGTAGTCGTTATACTGCACTTCATTGAGCGCAGCACCTATGCGATAGGTACGTGTAGTGTCACCGTCGAGATACAATCCCTCGCCTACGATGTCTACGCCTTTAACGTTGTCATACATGAAGAGATTGTCGGAAATCAACACCTCGCCCCTGTTGAGCATCTCGGCAAGTTGGGCCGGAGTTTCTCCGCGAGCGCCCTCGTAACGGAACACCTGCACAAAGTCGGGTGTGACATTGCGATACACCGCAAAATTACGTGGGTATATAGTGTCGTATCTTATCGATGTTCCGCTATTGGATCCGTTGTAGGGATAGGAATTTGACGATAACGACACAAATTCCACCTCAGGACGCATTCTTATGCGGCTCAGCAGTGTTTCAACATCCTGCCTGATTTCATCGCC contains:
- a CDS encoding ABC transporter permease codes for the protein MFNQVLKQLWNARRSNAWIWAVLLVVSVLLWFALDIIYNYEAAARKPLGYDVDGLYNIELRYNWTTNADSTLDEDNRTIYNLIKDYPLVDKICYYRGDEPFSDNRMYEGFTPHSDSTFTVSTFIRLVSPEFFDVYNVKPIYGSIDSEHWSQGEYPVPVVMTRELADSVFGDASRAVGKTCYNPYYLMANISTNYKVVAVVADQKPFGYSRYEKMIYMPNQPEALPYSNIVVSVKPENRATFAEKFYADMRQPLERGVFYLLGAEPLSARKEAYDLSHGTVNYLNTTYIFIAFFMFMVFLIVLGSFMMRTRRRRCEIGVRMAMGSSRRMVMLQLMGEGLLLLALALLPALVVALNIINADITVNTLTDMSALLFIVTFGTAALLLALVIVAAIYPSARKAMNLDPAETLHDE
- a CDS encoding ABC transporter permease, encoding MKQFFRQTFNLLAENKLHSSIVIVGTAVTMAFVMMVVMTFDFRAADLAPESHRSRTVYMSPGHINMVDGTNHSSGMGKIPFDALFTACPGVELATWSGYLAESSVSMPGGADKHRFFVNDVAANWFDMFDYNFIAGKPFIEAEYDGHPREAVVSRTVARKLTGGDPASIVGREILVNFRPVKVTGVYEDVSQVFQTAYSDVLLPFTGEKNVAMGGLAGRRRGVLLLAPGADVDDVAREVARREEMLNSRGSDFVFHLERLYNHVDYTFFRDAMINPRLVYGLLIAVLLIVPALGLSGLINAQMQSRLGEIAIRKAYGATNRGIMGRLFAENLVATFIGAVIGYILSCLLVWACRRWIFAEMTDRMSGTMGDIGLDGSLFVHPVIALYALAACLVFTTVATVVPAWMSTHRSIAITLKGGE
- a CDS encoding ABC transporter permease, with product MFKKLFTQIKNEWRSNLWLALEMLIVSVVLWFVVDYFYVTIYNYNLPRGFDASNCYRIGVAQLTDKSPEYIPDRSGDEIRQDVETLLSRIRMRPEVEFVSLSSNSYPYNGSNSGTSIRYDTIYPRNFAVYRNVTPDFVQVFRYEGARGETPAQLAEMLNRGEVLISDNLFMYDNVKGVDIVGEGLYLDGDTTRTYRIGAALNEVQYNDYGGWGDDLTLVVSRDVIDYGQEYCVRVKEGYTKDFIKNFMDDADRLYRVGNFYITDVKSFDQIRDNYQRSYTNQIRNFCVGMGFLLLNIFLGLLGTFWFRTQQRVSEIAIRMVNGATRSSIFGRLIGEGLLILTVVTVVAIGFDILISYLELNQWLNGNKYLSWGRTSLCVLISYVLMAIMISVGIAFPAYRAMHIQPTEALHDE